From Mycolicibacterium nivoides, a single genomic window includes:
- a CDS encoding oxygenase MpaB family protein → MPATYVDLAAEPRLTTAETRITVTQRVPRWIRKKDVDLSDALDFWSAAGAAANVIMQMSWPEVGYGVSESRVESGSLVHHPWKRLRTTAQYLTVAILGTDEEKNAYREAVNVAHRQVRSTEDSPVKYNAFNRELQLWVAACLFIFYEDTHQLLYGKMTEEQAEGFYQSAMTIGTTLQVLEEMWPATRADFDAYWNTACERVEMTPFVRDYLMVLVELRMINWPMRMMLAPLLRFLTIGFLAPVFRDAMELEWTETDRRRFEHLFLFVAFVNRFLPKALRTGNYAVLLKDLRRRIRRKKALI, encoded by the coding sequence ATGCCAGCGACATACGTGGATCTGGCCGCCGAGCCGCGGTTGACCACTGCCGAGACCCGCATCACCGTCACTCAGCGGGTGCCGCGGTGGATCAGGAAGAAGGACGTCGACCTGTCCGACGCGCTCGACTTCTGGTCCGCGGCCGGGGCGGCGGCCAACGTCATCATGCAGATGAGCTGGCCGGAGGTCGGCTACGGCGTCTCCGAAAGCCGGGTGGAATCAGGCAGTTTGGTGCATCACCCGTGGAAGCGGCTGCGCACCACCGCGCAGTACCTGACCGTCGCGATCCTCGGCACCGACGAGGAGAAGAACGCCTATCGCGAGGCAGTCAACGTCGCGCACCGGCAGGTCCGCTCCACCGAGGACAGTCCGGTCAAGTACAACGCGTTCAACCGCGAACTGCAGTTGTGGGTGGCGGCATGCCTTTTCATCTTCTACGAGGACACCCATCAGCTGCTCTACGGCAAGATGACCGAGGAGCAGGCCGAAGGCTTCTACCAGAGCGCCATGACGATCGGCACCACTCTGCAGGTGCTCGAGGAGATGTGGCCTGCCACCAGGGCCGACTTCGACGCCTACTGGAACACCGCGTGCGAACGCGTCGAGATGACCCCGTTCGTGCGGGATTACCTCATGGTTCTGGTGGAGCTGCGGATGATCAACTGGCCGATGCGGATGATGCTGGCACCGCTGTTGCGGTTCTTGACCATCGGCTTCCTGGCGCCGGTGTTCCGCGACGCCATGGAACTGGAGTGGACCGAGACCGACCGGCGCCGCTTCGAGCATCTCTTTCTGTTCGTGGCGTTCGTCAACCGGTTCCTGCCGAAGGCCCTGCGCACGGGCAACTATGCGGTGCTGTTGAAGGATCTGCGCCGCCGGATCCGTCGCAAGAAGGCCCTGATCTGA